In one Candidatus Delongbacteria bacterium genomic region, the following are encoded:
- the rpmI gene encoding 50S ribosomal protein L35, which yields MPKVKTHRAARKRMKLTANGKVKKRSAFTSHLLSNRTSKTKRHLRKNTILATCEEKRIKLLLTGI from the coding sequence ATGCCTAAGGTGAAAACACACAGAGCTGCTAGAAAAAGAATGAAGCTTACAGCTAATGGTAAAGTGAAAAAAAGATCAGCTTTTACCAGTCATCTTTTGTCTAACAGAACTTCAAAAACAAAAAGACACTTGAGAAAAAACACAATTCTTGCAACGTGTGAAGAGAAAAGAATTAAGCTGTTGCTTACAGGAATTTAA
- the infC gene encoding translation initiation factor IF-3: MNEDIDYPEVRLIDSDGTQLGVVSSKEANKIAIDKQLDLIEIAPTAKPPVCKIMDYGKYRYEQTRKEKDNKKKQHTVSVKQIRIMSANIDDNDILIKSKSARKFIEEGNKVKVFLQFRGREIIHKELGFAVLKKFYESLEDIAKFDSEIKAEGVRRIMMILAKK; encoded by the coding sequence ATGAACGAAGACATTGATTACCCAGAAGTAAGACTTATTGACTCTGATGGTACTCAATTGGGCGTGGTAAGCTCTAAAGAAGCTAACAAAATTGCTATTGATAAGCAGTTAGATCTTATAGAGATTGCTCCAACTGCAAAACCTCCTGTCTGTAAAATTATGGACTACGGGAAGTACAGATATGAGCAAACCCGTAAAGAAAAAGATAATAAGAAGAAACAGCACACGGTCAGTGTTAAACAGATACGTATTATGTCTGCTAATATTGATGACAACGATATCCTAATCAAGTCAAAAAGTGCAAGAAAATTTATTGAAGAGGGTAATAAAGTAAAAGTCTTTCTTCAGTTCAGAGGTAGGGAGATAATTCATAAGGAGCTTGGGTTTGCTGTACTGAAGAAGTTTTATGAATCTCTGGAAGATATTGCTAAATTTGACTCTGAGATTAAAGCAGAAGGTGTTAGAAGAATTATGATGATACTTGCGAAAAAATAG